One Schlesneria paludicola DSM 18645 DNA segment encodes these proteins:
- a CDS encoding class I SAM-dependent methyltransferase — MTTTPDTREIRDLPLPVELQPKELPAIPGGWTERTWTVEGHTFRLVLPAVPDAFLEDPEVHTAFDRDEYMPYWAYLWPAALKMVATILKTDWPKEAEVLEIGAGIGIVGLAGLARGLRVTISDYEPKAVELALYNAQRHGFTQAQGLVLDWRIPPDKQYPYLWGCELLYEDRHHEPLLELTRRTLARDGVAWFVDGGRMRAERFCRMIPEYGLTVRLFDEELRPLTAPRVGQYQLIEIRHQT; from the coding sequence ATGACAACAACGCCCGATACGCGCGAAATCCGCGACCTGCCCCTGCCCGTCGAGCTGCAACCGAAAGAGCTGCCTGCGATTCCGGGTGGATGGACGGAACGCACCTGGACCGTCGAAGGACACACCTTTCGCCTTGTCCTTCCGGCGGTGCCCGATGCCTTCCTCGAAGACCCCGAGGTGCATACGGCCTTCGATCGGGACGAGTACATGCCATATTGGGCCTATCTTTGGCCTGCGGCACTCAAGATGGTCGCCACCATCTTGAAAACAGACTGGCCAAAAGAGGCAGAGGTCTTGGAGATTGGCGCTGGTATTGGCATCGTGGGTCTCGCCGGTCTCGCCCGCGGACTGCGCGTGACGATCAGCGACTACGAACCCAAGGCGGTTGAGCTTGCGCTCTACAACGCTCAACGGCATGGATTCACCCAGGCACAAGGCCTGGTGCTCGACTGGCGAATCCCGCCCGACAAACAGTACCCATACTTGTGGGGCTGCGAACTGCTTTACGAAGACCGGCACCACGAGCCACTGTTGGAATTGACCCGTCGCACCTTAGCGCGGGACGGCGTCGCCTGGTTCGTCGACGGCGGGCGGATGCGCGCCGAACGGTTCTGCCGCATGATCCCTGAATACGGGCTGACCGTTCGATTGTTCGACGAAGAACTGCGGCCGCTGACAGCACCGCGCGTCGGACAGTATCAATTGATCGAAATCCGGCATCAAACATGA
- a CDS encoding GNAT family N-acetyltransferase, with translation MAVLERISRSNIWTFKKLRLRALRDSPMAFASTYHQECQLRDLDWLVRADQLDDGRSIGLIAVESDVACGMVRGATDDVDATVGWVESMWVAPTHRKVGVGGQLILAIVEWAHTRNLRMLKLEVTSNNQRAIRLYERLGFSPTGKTAPYPHDSTLTENEMSRDLLV, from the coding sequence ATGGCGGTACTCGAACGGATTTCTCGTTCTAATATTTGGACTTTCAAAAAGCTTCGCCTGCGGGCGCTGCGCGACTCACCGATGGCGTTTGCCAGTACGTACCACCAGGAATGCCAGTTGCGCGATTTGGACTGGCTGGTCCGTGCCGATCAACTGGACGATGGACGCAGCATCGGCTTGATTGCCGTTGAGTCAGACGTCGCGTGCGGGATGGTCCGTGGCGCTACAGATGATGTCGATGCCACGGTTGGTTGGGTGGAGTCGATGTGGGTTGCCCCCACCCATCGCAAAGTTGGCGTTGGTGGACAATTGATCCTGGCCATCGTTGAGTGGGCGCACACTCGAAACCTGAGGATGCTCAAGCTGGAAGTGACCTCAAACAATCAGCGCGCGATCAGACTTTACGAGAGGCTTGGGTTCTCGCCAACTGGAAAGACTGCACCGTATCCACATGACTCCACCTTGACCGAGAATGAGATGTCTCGGGACCTCTTGGTCTGA
- a CDS encoding tetratricopeptide repeat protein produces the protein MPEQPDQPLDPKPAPNEPSPALEPIASQVPAITPMADEGLPEWEPLTPELVEDEAIRGDFVIRWAVVGLALLLGVSQIAETRTLLHIKSGQYLASHGFLPPAQDPFSYTASERRWINLPWAFDLVVAGIHAVSGGIGLSLLQGLLACLTFGLLAHSVRMNIRTWWGSICATLALLVCYPQFTIQPELITLLGVSLVLWVLVRSEEPGPRHSLWPLVPLIWIWAQCDQRAWFGWFLLALWTVGEWLSREPAADGEKSDILKVTLASLAVVAVHPFLWESWLAPLRMYLTDYPAMRFAYPQPAIADQVFFPILSDFHWNALNHRMIAALVLAAATLVSLILNRAHLRWSHIFIVLGFNGMSLLATHELAAASLVNCVIGTINAQVWYREKFGQTYSIDWRELMFSRGGRAVTVIGFFALAWLILSGRIDGPSGKRTGVGFDAHLAGAMEDYQNLHSSLIDDHPFNFSMRQGDLMIWGNQKTFVDSRAGLFYGSDEANLLQLHNVLRKALRERNDERDDSTIWKSNFVKYRIRQACPRLNGPLPPADYHTLFSLLACSDFEMTSLNASTAVFIRIDPSDETATSFVRDHAFDVVKQAFRDKPEVVEEVTREYAKPTTTYDNLFSLRRPVVPHAVQSAQHDFALATAGNSTSNSKRCASALLAIRNANEGLRDDPNSTEGYKVLGMAYSILGQIESGILSQGGPLPPNKLRYYESISALQQALSLHPEDSNTIRQLLQQYESMGRIDVQLELLRKLQSLPPMAKLSEEEREQEAERIKEIIVQLDESVGRIQTMTSDHLNQGSDRLQVAHGASQAGGLLTAIKTLEEDAIYLAKNPLAKLALGSWLMEVGRNREAAEQIDPLEGMGADTALMTWRDFAAISALTAANYTRSIKLWNDQTRSMISSQTQSTMSTLPFLTFNPDWADYYPAATVQTTAQALQVMRIEGPTVYFQLAVAQMESGAVEDATASLRKALELNPQAGLRPLIRFYLDCLTGELIDLNVAPPEVEEFRELTDK, from the coding sequence GTGCCTGAACAACCTGACCAGCCACTCGACCCAAAGCCTGCCCCCAACGAGCCATCGCCCGCCCTTGAACCCATTGCGAGCCAGGTCCCGGCCATCACGCCGATGGCGGATGAAGGGCTTCCCGAATGGGAACCGCTCACGCCGGAATTGGTCGAAGACGAAGCAATTCGAGGCGATTTTGTGATTCGCTGGGCCGTCGTTGGGTTGGCGCTCTTGCTGGGTGTCTCCCAGATCGCTGAAACGCGTACGCTGCTCCACATCAAAAGCGGACAGTATCTGGCCAGCCATGGTTTCCTCCCGCCCGCGCAGGACCCGTTTTCGTATACCGCCAGCGAACGTCGCTGGATCAATCTTCCCTGGGCTTTCGATCTCGTCGTCGCCGGCATCCATGCCGTCAGTGGGGGAATTGGCCTTTCACTGTTGCAGGGGCTGCTCGCCTGCCTAACGTTTGGATTGCTCGCTCATAGCGTCCGCATGAACATCCGAACCTGGTGGGGATCGATCTGTGCGACACTGGCCCTGCTGGTCTGCTATCCCCAGTTTACCATCCAACCAGAACTGATCACGTTGCTGGGCGTCAGTCTGGTACTGTGGGTCTTGGTTCGATCGGAAGAACCGGGGCCACGCCATAGCCTGTGGCCCCTGGTCCCGCTGATTTGGATCTGGGCTCAGTGTGACCAACGCGCCTGGTTCGGCTGGTTCTTGCTGGCGTTGTGGACTGTGGGTGAATGGTTGAGCCGCGAGCCGGCCGCAGACGGAGAGAAATCTGACATTCTCAAGGTGACACTCGCGTCCCTGGCAGTCGTTGCCGTCCATCCGTTCCTATGGGAATCATGGCTCGCACCGCTTCGAATGTACTTGACCGACTATCCGGCGATGCGATTCGCCTATCCGCAGCCCGCCATCGCCGATCAGGTCTTTTTTCCGATTCTTAGTGATTTCCACTGGAACGCACTGAATCATCGCATGATTGCAGCACTGGTTCTGGCTGCGGCCACCCTCGTCAGCCTGATCTTGAATCGGGCACACTTGCGCTGGTCGCACATATTCATTGTGCTGGGCTTTAATGGAATGAGCTTGCTGGCCACGCACGAACTGGCCGCTGCGAGTCTCGTGAATTGCGTCATCGGCACGATTAACGCCCAAGTCTGGTATCGCGAAAAATTCGGGCAAACCTATTCGATCGACTGGCGCGAACTGATGTTCTCGCGCGGGGGGCGGGCTGTCACCGTCATCGGGTTCTTTGCGCTCGCCTGGCTGATTCTCAGCGGCCGAATCGACGGACCGAGCGGAAAACGAACCGGCGTCGGGTTTGACGCCCATCTTGCAGGAGCAATGGAGGACTATCAGAACCTGCATTCCTCGTTAATCGACGATCACCCCTTTAACTTCTCGATGCGCCAGGGCGACCTGATGATCTGGGGAAACCAGAAAACATTCGTCGACAGCCGAGCGGGCCTTTTCTATGGCAGCGACGAAGCCAACCTGCTGCAACTCCACAATGTCCTCCGGAAAGCGCTGCGCGAACGAAATGACGAACGAGACGATTCAACGATCTGGAAATCGAACTTCGTCAAGTATCGCATCCGACAGGCCTGTCCTCGCCTGAACGGACCACTGCCCCCGGCGGATTACCATACTTTGTTTAGCCTGCTGGCGTGCAGCGACTTTGAAATGACCAGCTTGAATGCCTCAACCGCCGTCTTCATCCGAATCGACCCCAGCGACGAAACGGCCACCTCATTCGTGCGAGACCATGCGTTTGACGTGGTCAAGCAGGCGTTCCGAGACAAGCCGGAAGTCGTCGAGGAGGTGACACGCGAGTACGCAAAGCCCACAACCACGTACGACAATCTGTTTTCACTTCGGCGTCCCGTCGTGCCGCACGCCGTCCAGTCCGCTCAACACGATTTTGCGCTCGCCACGGCGGGCAACAGCACCTCGAATTCAAAACGTTGCGCCTCGGCATTGTTGGCGATACGAAATGCGAACGAAGGCCTGCGAGACGACCCCAACTCAACCGAGGGCTATAAGGTCCTGGGCATGGCCTACTCGATTCTGGGCCAGATTGAATCGGGAATCCTCAGTCAGGGCGGCCCCCTGCCCCCGAACAAACTTCGATACTACGAATCCATCAGCGCGCTTCAACAAGCTCTGTCCCTGCACCCGGAAGATTCCAACACCATTCGCCAACTGCTTCAGCAGTACGAATCGATGGGACGAATCGATGTGCAACTGGAACTGCTGCGGAAACTTCAATCACTGCCACCGATGGCCAAATTGTCAGAAGAAGAGCGCGAACAAGAAGCAGAACGAATTAAAGAAATCATCGTCCAGTTGGACGAATCTGTCGGCCGCATTCAGACAATGACCAGCGATCATTTGAACCAGGGATCTGATCGACTTCAGGTCGCACACGGAGCCTCTCAAGCAGGCGGCCTGCTGACCGCCATCAAGACGCTGGAAGAAGATGCGATCTACCTTGCAAAGAATCCACTGGCGAAACTGGCGCTGGGAAGCTGGCTGATGGAAGTGGGCCGCAATCGTGAGGCCGCCGAACAGATTGACCCCCTGGAAGGCATGGGTGCGGATACGGCATTGATGACCTGGCGTGATTTTGCCGCCATCTCGGCCCTGACAGCCGCGAATTACACTCGTTCGATCAAGCTTTGGAACGATCAGACACGCTCAATGATCTCGTCGCAGACTCAATCCACGATGTCGACGCTGCCCTTTCTGACCTTCAATCCGGACTGGGCGGATTACTATCCGGCCGCGACAGTGCAAACCACCGCACAAGCACTTCAGGTGATGCGAATCGAAGGACCAACCGTCTACTTTCAGTTGGCCGTTGCGCAGATGGAATCCGGTGCCGTCGAAGACGCGACGGCCTCGCTGCGAAAGGCTCTGGAACTCAATCCGCAAGCGGGATTGCGACCCTTGATTCGGTTCTATCTGGACTGCCTGACGGGTGAACTAATCGACCTGAACGTCGCGCCGCCGGAAGTGGAAGAGTTCCGCGAATTGACCGACAAGTAG
- a CDS encoding PSD1 and planctomycete cytochrome C domain-containing protein has protein sequence MRFGKLIWLVSIGFMSTCCHAADGNSDESALGDFFERKIRPIFAKHCYECHSVDTAEDNGHLALDGRTSLLAGGSRGPIVIPGKPEESLLMTAIGYGDPKLQMPPEGKLSATEIEFLTQWIQKGAFVPEYAPTTQKKGKEIDWNEARAFWSFQPLQSHRPPALAPNAPAQQPIDAFIQHELVQHGLSPSSSADRRTLLRRLSFDLLGLPPNVDDVAEFVNDSRPDAYERAVDRLLASPHFGERWARYWLDLARYTDITPSWLKNADQAWLYRDWVIRALNEDLPYDLFVKRQLAADLLEQKSPEDYAALGLIGLSPTYWKELRLAPGVIEVIVADEWDERIDAVSRTFLGLTVACARCHDHKFDPITTRDYYGMAGIFASTQLSDRPLLPSPLAEQIAEARQRVDQLEESLKAMNDKECDEAKKLKTDIDTIRGTTPMFGTPMAHVVEEASIFVLPDGPEMTKLDIRKNQPRDLPVFRRGNPGNPGEIVSRRFIEVLSPSTPQPFVSGSGRREFAEALFNESRGLTARVITNRLWTHHFGRGLVRTPSDFGIQGERPSHPDLLEWLAESLSDNTDPNSPRAWTMKRLHRQMVTSSTYRQSSETTLGVDGSSAGSQSLQLDPENQWLARMNRRRLDVEPWRDTMLAAAGQLNSTMGGPAAELDLPTNLRRTLYGRVGRDEQNDMLRLYDFPPPTSHSPSRDATTTPLQQLFILNSEFVESQSAAFAAAVQQQKPDASTDEKISRCYQLLFQREPSPQERQLSQRFLTGGTGSVDETRWAIYIQSLYGLNELLFVD, from the coding sequence ATGAGATTCGGGAAACTGATTTGGCTGGTGAGCATCGGATTCATGTCGACCTGCTGTCATGCGGCAGACGGCAATTCCGATGAGTCGGCACTGGGTGATTTCTTCGAACGCAAGATTCGCCCCATCTTTGCCAAGCACTGCTATGAATGTCATTCCGTCGATACGGCGGAGGACAATGGGCATCTGGCCCTCGACGGACGAACCAGCTTACTAGCGGGTGGCTCGCGCGGTCCCATCGTGATCCCGGGTAAACCAGAAGAAAGCCTGTTGATGACGGCCATCGGATACGGCGATCCGAAATTGCAGATGCCGCCTGAAGGGAAGCTGTCGGCGACCGAGATCGAATTCCTGACACAGTGGATTCAAAAGGGTGCGTTCGTTCCGGAGTACGCGCCAACAACACAAAAGAAAGGCAAGGAAATCGACTGGAACGAGGCACGCGCCTTTTGGTCGTTTCAGCCACTTCAGTCTCACAGACCTCCTGCCTTGGCCCCGAACGCACCGGCTCAACAGCCAATCGACGCCTTCATCCAGCACGAACTGGTTCAGCACGGTCTCAGCCCGTCGTCGTCGGCTGACCGCCGGACATTGCTCCGCCGATTGTCATTCGACTTGCTCGGGCTGCCCCCAAACGTGGACGACGTCGCAGAGTTCGTAAACGATTCGCGCCCCGATGCCTATGAGCGAGCCGTCGATCGGTTGCTGGCATCACCCCATTTCGGCGAACGATGGGCCCGGTACTGGCTGGATCTGGCGCGATACACCGACATCACCCCGTCGTGGTTGAAGAACGCCGATCAAGCCTGGCTGTATCGCGACTGGGTCATCCGCGCACTCAACGAAGACCTGCCCTATGACCTGTTCGTCAAACGTCAACTCGCTGCGGACCTGCTCGAACAAAAATCTCCTGAGGACTATGCGGCGCTGGGACTGATCGGACTGAGCCCCACCTATTGGAAAGAATTGCGACTGGCACCGGGCGTCATCGAAGTGATTGTCGCGGACGAATGGGACGAGCGGATCGACGCGGTCTCACGCACGTTCCTCGGCCTGACCGTTGCCTGTGCGCGCTGCCATGATCACAAGTTCGATCCCATCACGACCCGTGACTATTACGGAATGGCGGGAATCTTTGCCAGCACTCAACTGTCTGACCGACCACTGCTGCCGTCACCTCTGGCCGAACAGATTGCCGAAGCGCGTCAGCGCGTCGATCAGTTGGAAGAATCACTGAAGGCAATGAACGATAAGGAATGTGATGAAGCCAAGAAATTGAAGACCGACATCGATACCATCCGGGGCACGACGCCGATGTTTGGTACGCCGATGGCCCATGTCGTCGAAGAAGCCAGCATCTTTGTTTTGCCCGACGGCCCCGAAATGACAAAGCTTGACATCCGCAAGAATCAACCCCGAGACCTGCCTGTGTTTCGCCGTGGAAACCCGGGGAATCCGGGAGAGATCGTTTCGCGGCGATTCATTGAAGTGCTTTCCCCTTCGACGCCTCAGCCGTTTGTGTCGGGAAGCGGACGTCGCGAATTCGCCGAGGCGTTGTTCAACGAATCACGCGGCTTGACGGCGCGCGTGATCACGAATCGGCTTTGGACTCATCATTTCGGCCGCGGTTTGGTTCGCACGCCCAGCGACTTCGGCATTCAGGGTGAGCGTCCGAGCCACCCCGACCTGCTGGAATGGCTGGCAGAAAGCCTGTCCGACAACACCGACCCCAATTCGCCCCGCGCCTGGACAATGAAGCGTCTGCACCGACAAATGGTGACCTCGTCCACCTACCGCCAATCGAGCGAAACGACACTGGGCGTCGACGGATCGAGTGCAGGCTCGCAGTCGTTGCAGCTTGACCCCGAGAACCAGTGGCTGGCACGTATGAACCGGCGTCGGCTGGATGTCGAGCCTTGGCGAGACACCATGCTGGCGGCCGCGGGACAGCTCAACTCGACCATGGGCGGCCCCGCCGCAGAGCTTGACCTGCCCACGAATCTTCGCCGAACACTGTACGGCAGGGTGGGTCGCGATGAACAGAACGACATGCTGCGACTGTATGACTTTCCGCCACCGACGTCACACAGCCCGTCGCGCGATGCCACCACAACACCACTTCAGCAGCTGTTCATCTTGAACAGCGAATTCGTTGAGTCGCAATCCGCCGCCTTCGCCGCAGCGGTACAACAACAGAAGCCTGACGCATCAACCGACGAGAAGATTTCGCGTTGCTATCAATTGCTGTTCCAACGCGAACCCTCGCCGCAGGAACGACAATTGAGCCAGAGGTTTCTGACAGGTGGCACCGGCTCGGTCGACGAGACGCGTTGGGCCATCTATATCCAATCGCTGTACGGACTGAATGAATTGCTGTTCGTGGACTGA
- a CDS encoding phospho-sugar mutase, which yields MSFVEGERVSAAGRIVKSAIEDGRLLLAAGQNLTRWLSEPYYADYRPKLLTLIEQSAFDELNRLFWERIPFGTGGRRGPMSEFGSATINARTIAESAQGLAVYVRQVARESGSFSDQRKLRAVVARDTRHRSTEFARLTASILAANGFEVFYFPEPRATPELSFAVRNLHCDTGVMISASHNPPSDNGFKAYWSTGGQVLPPHDAGIIGCVDACQEIPAADFEQAVSAGQIVLLTEKGDVPRVDQAYIDAVCSLSVSPARDVKALYTPMHGVGESSIYRVLQHAGFEGVELFEPQRVQDGSFPNVPDHLPNPERPQALQPAIDYAREHGHALVLASDPDADRLAVAVRTSGDQFVCLTGNQFGALLADFVLSRRAAQGTLSPGHYIVETLVTTPMLQAIARAFGVRAISDLLVGFKYIAAAMDEHGPDKFVFAAEESVGYLAGEYCRDKDACVAALFGLELASELQRQGKTLVDRLDELYVEHGYYHETQFVQVCPGPEGNAQITRMMLALREKAPTKLGSVVFATARDFLRHEVRSLPSNTTKSQLPYPSGDLLILEGTSGPCRVSLAGRPSGTEPKIKFYLFTNCSTELPLDQAKAAARKCLSELESGLKQWLVSNAT from the coding sequence ATGTCTTTCGTCGAAGGTGAACGAGTCAGTGCAGCGGGGCGAATTGTCAAGTCGGCGATTGAAGACGGACGCTTGTTGCTCGCGGCTGGCCAGAACCTGACACGCTGGCTGAGCGAACCGTACTATGCGGATTATCGTCCGAAGCTGCTGACACTGATCGAACAGTCCGCATTTGACGAACTGAATCGTTTGTTCTGGGAACGGATTCCGTTCGGGACGGGAGGTCGCCGGGGGCCGATGAGCGAATTCGGGTCGGCGACGATCAATGCCCGGACCATTGCCGAATCTGCACAGGGATTGGCGGTCTATGTTCGGCAAGTTGCGCGAGAATCCGGGTCCTTCTCGGACCAGCGAAAGCTGCGTGCTGTTGTCGCTCGGGATACTCGCCATCGGTCTACAGAGTTCGCGCGGTTGACCGCTTCGATCCTGGCGGCGAATGGATTTGAAGTCTTCTACTTTCCTGAACCACGAGCCACGCCCGAATTGTCGTTCGCTGTGCGCAACCTCCATTGTGATACCGGAGTGATGATCTCGGCGTCGCACAATCCTCCTAGCGACAATGGATTCAAAGCATACTGGAGCACCGGCGGCCAAGTTCTGCCCCCTCACGACGCAGGGATTATTGGGTGCGTGGATGCGTGTCAGGAAATTCCCGCGGCGGATTTTGAACAAGCCGTCAGCGCGGGCCAGATCGTGCTGTTGACCGAAAAAGGGGATGTCCCGCGAGTGGATCAGGCGTATATCGACGCGGTCTGCTCGCTCAGTGTTTCCCCGGCACGCGACGTCAAAGCACTGTATACGCCGATGCATGGGGTCGGTGAATCGTCGATCTATCGAGTCCTCCAACATGCTGGGTTTGAGGGGGTCGAGCTGTTCGAGCCGCAACGGGTCCAGGATGGGAGTTTTCCTAACGTCCCTGACCACCTTCCCAACCCAGAGCGACCGCAGGCGCTCCAGCCAGCCATCGACTACGCCCGAGAACATGGCCATGCTCTCGTATTGGCTTCAGACCCCGATGCCGATCGCTTGGCAGTGGCAGTTCGAACGTCCGGCGATCAATTTGTCTGCCTGACGGGGAATCAATTCGGGGCATTGCTGGCTGACTTCGTGCTGTCTCGACGCGCCGCCCAGGGAACACTGTCGCCCGGGCACTATATTGTTGAGACATTGGTCACGACGCCGATGTTGCAGGCGATTGCGAGGGCCTTTGGGGTTCGTGCCATCAGCGATCTGCTCGTAGGATTCAAATACATCGCCGCGGCGATGGACGAACATGGCCCGGACAAGTTTGTCTTCGCGGCCGAGGAATCTGTGGGGTATCTCGCGGGCGAATATTGCCGCGACAAAGATGCGTGTGTCGCGGCGCTGTTCGGACTGGAACTCGCCAGCGAATTGCAACGTCAGGGGAAGACGCTTGTCGATCGTCTGGACGAACTATATGTCGAGCATGGCTATTATCACGAAACACAGTTCGTACAAGTTTGTCCTGGTCCTGAGGGGAATGCTCAGATCACGCGGATGATGCTCGCACTGCGTGAAAAGGCCCCAACGAAACTGGGGTCCGTGGTGTTTGCGACGGCTCGCGACTTTCTCAGGCACGAAGTCCGCTCGCTGCCTTCCAACACGACGAAGTCTCAGCTTCCATACCCGTCTGGTGACCTGCTGATTTTGGAAGGAACTTCTGGTCCTTGCCGAGTCTCTCTGGCAGGCCGTCCTTCGGGGACCGAACCGAAGATCAAGTTCTACCTGTTCACAAACTGCTCGACCGAGTTGCCGCTGGACCAAGCTAAGGCGGCAGCTCGTAAGTGTCTGTCGGAACTTGAATCGGGTTTGAAACAGTGGCTGGTGTCGAACGCGACATGA
- a CDS encoding DinB family protein, with amino-acid sequence MSTIRVMLDAMELCRMRTLGTLDEIAKSPDPAAILGWRPGPGRAHIGWQLTHIGITEELTATERLVGTVPAFSDLVPRYKFGSTPDDEIPSVELIRQVLAESRQHVQSCFAKFTEDDLETIPEWYTGRGWTLRRILQILVWHEAHHQGQAHITFNLWKAAHSKA; translated from the coding sequence ATGAGTACCATTCGTGTGATGCTGGATGCCATGGAACTGTGCCGGATGCGGACGCTGGGCACGCTGGACGAGATCGCCAAGTCGCCAGATCCAGCCGCCATTCTGGGGTGGCGACCGGGACCCGGCCGGGCGCACATTGGCTGGCAACTGACGCATATTGGCATCACTGAAGAACTGACCGCGACCGAACGGCTCGTGGGAACCGTTCCTGCATTTTCGGATCTCGTTCCGCGTTACAAGTTTGGCAGCACACCCGACGACGAAATCCCCTCGGTGGAATTGATTCGCCAGGTGCTGGCCGAATCACGGCAGCATGTGCAGTCCTGTTTCGCCAAGTTCACCGAGGACGATCTTGAGACGATTCCTGAATGGTATACGGGGCGGGGCTGGACGCTGCGTCGGATTCTGCAGATCCTGGTCTGGCATGAAGCCCATCATCAGGGACAGGCCCACATTACGTTCAATCTCTGGAAAGCCGCACATTCGAAGGCGTAA
- a CDS encoding mannose-1-phosphate guanylyltransferase — MLHAVIMAGGSGTRFWPQSRRQLPKQFLRMTGHETLIQQAVNRCQPAIPIERTWVVTGALHAVESARQLPDVPSDQILVEPCGRNTAPCIGLAAIQLLAVDPDAVMLVTPADHVISPAEKFQQAVNDAVNLIKNEPDTLVLFGIEPTYPSTGFGYIQRGERLASQTSPLFHVKSFQEKPNLTVASQFMASGEYYWNCGIFVWRAQTILEALKEFTPDLYARLERLRPAIGTDGWQTALETEFPQMPSISIDYAVLEKVTGRVSVLEAPFGWDDVGSWHALPRLLPSDRDGNTLDGLCCTVESKGCIVRSSNDHLIATFGLKDLIIVHTATATLVADKSDEGALKKLLAELEKRQLHDYL; from the coding sequence ATGTTGCATGCAGTCATCATGGCAGGTGGTTCCGGAACCCGATTCTGGCCCCAGAGCCGCCGTCAACTGCCCAAACAGTTCCTGCGAATGACGGGTCACGAGACGTTGATTCAGCAAGCAGTCAATCGCTGTCAGCCCGCAATTCCGATTGAGCGAACCTGGGTCGTGACGGGCGCTTTGCACGCCGTCGAATCCGCACGGCAACTTCCAGATGTCCCTTCAGACCAAATCCTTGTTGAACCGTGTGGACGCAATACCGCTCCCTGCATCGGCCTCGCCGCCATTCAACTATTGGCCGTTGACCCCGATGCCGTGATGCTGGTCACACCCGCAGACCATGTCATCTCCCCTGCTGAGAAATTCCAGCAGGCCGTCAACGACGCCGTGAACTTGATCAAGAACGAACCAGATACCCTCGTTCTGTTCGGCATTGAACCGACGTACCCATCCACGGGATTCGGTTATATTCAGAGGGGTGAGCGCCTCGCGTCGCAGACATCGCCCTTGTTCCACGTCAAGAGCTTTCAAGAGAAGCCGAACCTGACGGTCGCCTCGCAGTTCATGGCCAGCGGCGAGTATTACTGGAATTGCGGGATCTTCGTGTGGCGCGCCCAGACGATTCTCGAAGCATTGAAAGAATTCACGCCCGATTTGTATGCGCGACTTGAGAGACTGCGCCCCGCAATCGGCACGGACGGCTGGCAGACCGCTCTTGAAACCGAATTTCCCCAGATGCCATCCATCTCGATTGACTATGCGGTACTCGAAAAAGTCACTGGCCGTGTCAGCGTCCTCGAAGCACCGTTCGGATGGGACGATGTCGGAAGTTGGCACGCTCTTCCGCGCCTCTTGCCCTCGGACAGAGACGGCAACACCCTCGATGGTTTGTGTTGTACGGTCGAATCCAAAGGATGCATCGTCCGTTCCAGTAACGACCATCTAATCGCCACATTCGGCTTGAAAGACCTGATCATCGTACACACCGCGACGGCAACCCTCGTCGCGGATAAGAGCGACGAGGGAGCTCTCAAGAAGCTCTTGGCCGAGCTCGAAAAACGGCAACTTCACGACTACCTCTGA